One stretch of Candidatus Sulfotelmatobacter sp. DNA includes these proteins:
- a CDS encoding 30S ribosomal protein S1 yields MFDETTAHNSDSNSSVATETEPTTEQQHQPEATQAAATTDHSTEMQASSAVTDNTDRLGEDKSADDKSAEEKTGEEKSAASEDFASVLESFTTEAEEAVSEDRVIKGTVLKLTGTHVVVDIGAKSEGLLSLAEVLDHEGKPKFKPGDEIDVMRDKGPSEEGYINLSHQKAQRIHAWEEIEKAYNEKKPIQAVVVDRIKGGLTVDILGAHAFLPGSQVDLRPIRNLDGMKGQTLEVAVIKLNKKRGNIVVSRKDLLEGEQNEKRSKTLEHLEEGSVLTGVVKNLTEYGAFVDLGGLDGLLHITDMSWGRLTHPKDLVNVGDQIQVKVLKYDKDKQRVSLGFKQLTPDPWLDAEHRYPEGAHVGGRVISVTDYGAFVELEQGIEGLVHVSEMTWSKRMKHPSKLVNVGDQVECVVINVNPTERRISLGMRQLAANPWDSLHEKFPVGMTVEGRVRNLTDFGAFIEIEDGIDGLVHVSNLSWTKRVKHPSEVLKKGDRVKAVVLAIEPDKRRLSLGVKQLQPDIWESFFQTHHIGDVVHGKVLRVAAFGAFVEIAEGVEGLCHKSEATDDNGQPIHLEPGLEHDFKIIKMNPEEKKVGLSIRAVGEEASRSEVEAYKQPVSSTSSTIGELINWKRASNEGN; encoded by the coding sequence TTGTTCGACGAGACCACCGCCCACAACTCCGATTCCAACTCTTCTGTCGCAACCGAAACCGAGCCGACGACAGAGCAGCAGCACCAGCCCGAAGCGACGCAGGCTGCCGCCACCACCGACCATTCCACCGAGATGCAAGCTTCTTCCGCTGTCACCGACAACACAGATAGGCTTGGGGAAGACAAGTCTGCCGACGACAAGAGTGCGGAAGAGAAGACTGGCGAAGAGAAGTCCGCCGCCAGCGAGGACTTCGCATCTGTGCTTGAGAGTTTCACCACCGAGGCCGAAGAGGCGGTGAGTGAAGATCGCGTCATCAAGGGCACGGTGCTGAAGCTGACGGGAACGCATGTGGTCGTCGATATCGGCGCCAAGTCCGAAGGGCTGTTATCTCTGGCGGAAGTGCTCGATCACGAGGGCAAGCCGAAGTTCAAGCCCGGCGACGAGATCGATGTGATGCGCGACAAAGGCCCGTCCGAAGAAGGTTACATTAACCTCTCGCACCAGAAGGCGCAGCGCATTCACGCCTGGGAAGAAATCGAAAAGGCTTACAACGAGAAGAAGCCGATTCAAGCCGTTGTAGTTGACCGCATTAAAGGAGGGCTGACCGTCGACATTCTGGGCGCGCACGCCTTCCTGCCCGGCTCGCAAGTCGACCTGCGGCCCATCCGCAACCTCGACGGCATGAAAGGCCAGACGCTCGAAGTTGCGGTCATCAAACTGAACAAGAAGCGCGGCAACATCGTCGTCTCCCGTAAAGACCTGCTCGAAGGCGAGCAGAACGAGAAGCGCTCCAAGACTCTCGAGCATCTGGAAGAAGGATCGGTTCTCACCGGCGTGGTCAAAAACCTCACCGAATACGGGGCGTTTGTCGATCTCGGCGGCCTCGACGGCCTGCTGCACATTACCGACATGTCCTGGGGACGCCTCACCCATCCCAAAGATCTGGTCAACGTCGGAGATCAGATTCAGGTGAAAGTGCTGAAGTACGACAAAGACAAACAGCGCGTTTCGCTGGGATTCAAGCAACTCACGCCCGACCCTTGGCTTGATGCCGAGCACCGCTATCCGGAGGGTGCACATGTGGGCGGCCGCGTCATCAGCGTCACTGACTACGGCGCGTTCGTCGAACTCGAACAAGGCATCGAAGGCCTGGTACACGTCAGCGAAATGACATGGTCGAAACGCATGAAGCATCCGTCGAAACTGGTTAATGTCGGCGATCAGGTGGAGTGCGTGGTAATCAACGTGAATCCCACCGAGCGGCGCATCTCGCTGGGCATGCGTCAACTGGCCGCCAATCCATGGGATTCGCTCCATGAAAAGTTCCCGGTCGGAATGACGGTCGAGGGCCGGGTTCGCAACCTGACCGACTTTGGCGCATTTATCGAAATCGAAGACGGCATTGACGGGCTGGTTCACGTCAGCAATCTGAGCTGGACCAAGCGCGTGAAGCATCCTTCGGAAGTATTGAAGAAGGGCGATCGCGTGAAGGCGGTGGTTCTCGCGATCGAACCGGACAAGCGTCGCTTGTCGCTGGGCGTGAAGCAACTGCAACCGGATATCTGGGAATCCTTCTTCCAGACTCACCATATCGGCGACGTGGTCCACGGCAAAGTCTTGCGTGTAGCCGCATTCGGAGCATTCGTCGAAATCGCCGAGGGCGTGGAAGGCCTATGCCACAAGTCCGAAGCCACTGACGATAACGGCCAACCAATTCATTTGGAGCCGGGCCTGGAGCACGATTTTAAGATCATCAAGATGAATCCGGAAGAAAAGAAAGTAGGACTCAGCATCCGCGCTGTCGGCGAAGAAGCCTCGCGCTCCGAAGTGGAAGCCTACAAGCAGCCGGTTTCGAGCACCAGTTCCACCATCGGCGAACTCATCAACTGGAAACGCGCCAGCAACGAAGGCAACTAA